Below is a window of Bos javanicus breed banteng chromosome 6, ARS-OSU_banteng_1.0, whole genome shotgun sequence DNA.
GGAATTCTAAGAGAAAGTCAATCAAAACCCTATTCCCAtgctaaaaatagataaatatatttaaataacagaCAATCCAATAACTTAAAGCTGGACTCATTTCTTAACTAGCACACTCATAAGATCAgcttcataatatttttatacttttgcaaACACTTTAAAATGAGTATTAAATGTCAAATGATTTAAAATGGTTCAAAGGAAATGATTCAGAGCCACTATTTTCACAATGAAGAATCAGATTTCTTGTCAAAGCTTTTGATGTAGACACACTTTGAAACTTAATATAAGAAAAGTTTTTATTGGTACATTTGTAGCATgagtatcttataattttatttccgtACCCTTTAGGATAGATTTTTGACCAGCCCAGATAAattttgaatgattttttaaagagtatATGCCAATCCCACAGACTCCAAAGGATTATCTTCCCACATATATCTATGAAGCCAGAAGCAACACTTAAATGTCTCTGGAACTGTTGTCTTCCTCACCAACACCCACCCAACCCTCTGCCccactgaaaaaaaacaaactgccAATCTGAAGAACAAGAAGAATTTCTAGGTTTCCATCTTATTATTTACAAGCCTTTCTTACTTGTATGAGTGAAATGTATCAGTCAGACATCAAGATGACACACTGTTTTATAAATTGTTTTGTATCTAAAATCtttctattatatataataattgctAAGCACCACTAGAGACAGGTGGGAGGTTTCTCATCAATAGATAAAAAGGAGGGAGTTGCAGAACTACAAAGAATTCCTCACATCTTATGTTTacgttttttcttttctctaacctAATCTGAGTTGGTAATTGTTGAGTATTACTAACAGTTCTCTGAGATATAAagtattttgaaagttaaaaatattggACACTCAGTTGCATAAATAGTCTTTTATCTTCTGTGTAAAACTAGAACTAATTTCTTATGGAAAACATGGAGTCCTGTTCAGGGGAAGTAATATCCATCTGTCTACTCCATTCATCAGACTATACCTGTTATATTGGGCTCAGTTCTAACCACCCTATTTTTAAGAGGcatatttacaaattaaaaaaatgttcagaacagtcgggcttcctaggtagtgctagtggtaaagaatctgcctgccaatgcaggagatgcaagagatgcgggttcgatccctgggtccggaggatcccctggaggaggaaatggcaacctacacaCAGTATTCCTattgggaaaatcccacgggtagaggagcctggtgagctacaatccatggggctgcaaagagtcagacaggactgagtactCAGAACAAATCTGGACTCCAAAACAGAGTTACGGGATGGAGGCTGAAAACCTGGGACAATCTGCCCCCAGAGAAGAGTAATAACCTTCCCCTCATAACTGATTTTTAAACATGTGTAGGCTGTTTTTAGGATGAGTAGTCTGGTCTGTGTTGCTCCTGAATGTCTATCCAAGACAGTGGCTAGCAGTTATAGAAGGCACACTAGACATAAGGGCAGGTCACCAAACAGAGCTATCTGACATGGCCTGGATGCCTCCTGAGGTGATCTACCCATTCTCAAAAATAATGGCAAAAACTTTTCATTATATGTAGGAGATCAGACTAGATGACTCTCCTCTTCCAAGAGTCCAGGGTCCCCTTGTTTGAATTCCTCTGCAACTCTTATTGTTGTCTTTAGGGCATACCATGCTGGCATTGCacaatcttagttcccccacctgggactgaacccatgccccctgctttgggagagctgagtcttaaccactggaccgccagggaagttccacaaattatttttgatggcttctctattttcttttactaGATTTCCCTGTGGTCTCTGCTAATGACGCTGGTGGTCCTTTTCATATTGACCGGCACTATGTTAGGACCTGAACTGTTGGCCAGTATTCCAGCAGCTGTTTACGTGGTAGCGATTTTTATGCCTTTGGCAGGCTATGCCTCAGGCTACGGCTTAGCTACTCTCTTCCATCTTCCGCCCAACTGCAAGAGGACCGTGAGCCTGGAAACAGGGAGCCAAAATGTGCAGCTCTGTACCGCCATCCTGAAACTGGCATTTCCACCACAAAACATAGGAAGTATGTACATGTTTCCCTTGCTTTATGCCCTTTTCCAGTCTGCAGAAGCagggatttttgttttaatatataaaatgtatggaAGCGGAGTACTGCACAAGCAAGATCCTCTAGATGAAGATGAAGATACAGATATTTCTTataagaaactgaaagaagaggaaatggcagacACATCCTATGGCACAGTGAAAGCAGATAATTTAATTATGATGGAAACCACTCAGACTTCACTCTAAATATGGAGATACACAGGAGAGTTTATCTTGCTGAAATACTACTTCATATTTATGGTCTGTGGTAGTGTCTATGGTTTACATAAAGAACAACAGCTGGTTCACATCATTATACATGTAACGATTTTGATCTACCCACCATAAGGTTGCATTGGTATATTACCCAAGCATTTACATAAACTACAAATCAGTGTTGTGAAGTAACTTGCACCTGGGACTGCGAGGTTGCTGGCCTGAACAAGTGTGCTTTTTGGTTTTCACCATGACCAATATCTATGACTGTTTCAAATATGTTAAACAGGGTCTTGGAAATGTAGAATTTTGATGCACTATCTTATATGAGTAAAAACATGCTATATTTGTAAAGCATAATTGAGTTGAATGTAATTGTTGTTAAAACAAAGTGTGCTTGCTCAGTTTATAAATACTTGACACTGTTAAAATTTGACCTGTATTCAGACAAATCCCCAAACAGGTCAAttaaacaatgaaatataatATCTCATTGTCCAACCTGTTTCAAATCAGGGAAAAATTACATTAATGTATTTGATTACTTGATCTGATATCTATTTGTAATGAACAGCCGACATGTTTCTAGTGAACGAGGCACTTGCTTTTCAACTGGGGACTGGTTCCATCTTCAGCGTTTATGTAAACACAGTCTAAATCAGTTTTCCTTTGCAAAGTTTATTTGGTCAAAAAAATCTGTGGAACGACTATCCTCCCCAGAGAAGAGCAATCCCTGGTGGTACTTAACAGCACCTCCTGGTCACCATTTGAGATGGGCGGGGGACGGAGGaggcggggaggcggggagggagtAAGTTCTCCAAGGGAGAAAACAATTAGCCTAGATACGATGCCCTAGAGTGCTTTCCCTATGCACTTACTGAAAGGGTTCAATGCGTAGATTTCTCAGAGCAACTCTGAGATGATTAAATAACATATAATCTGAGATCGTAGGTTATCAGACCCCAAGTAGTCTCCCCAAACCTCATTTTTGCTCACTAGCCAGAGGCACCCAGCCTAGCCTCAGCTTCGAAGGCGGCGCAGACAATAACCGAGGAACGACTATCACCTGGCTCGGTTAATCCGCGGGATGGTTCTGCGGGTATCTTCTTCACCTGGGGCAAGTTCACTTCCAGATCAGTTTTGCATCGCAAAGAAAGCTTTCTTTGCAGATCATCTTAAGAATATTCGTGCCGACCTCCGGGTGTGGAATATTCCCACACCAAGGTCGGGGAGGGAACCCTTCGGCGAGGAAGCTAGGACACCAGTGGGTGGCGGGAagggtgcggggggtgggggtgggggtggggcgctgCCCCAGCACAGCGCTGGCCGCGGGGGTGGGGCCCGCGTCCGACTGCCCCTGGTAGGTCGTCTATTTAGGGCGCCGGGGCCGACGGGCAGGCGGCAGGGGTACACTGATGGCTGCCCTGGGGGACGTCGTCCTGGATGGTTACCTGTACCCGGCGTGCGCTCTCTACTCGTACCGGTGCCTCtacccggccgccgccgccgccaaggGAAAAAGCGGGGCGGACGAGGGTGGCTGGCGACCCCGGGGCGGGGGCTACCCTCCCGTTTCCTCCTCCTCTGACGGCGCGGCCTCGTCGTCGTTCCCGGGCCACGGGCAGCTGGCGGCCGCCGAGTACGTCCACAGCTACCAGCGCGCGCAGCTCATGGCCCTGCTGTCGCAGGTGGGCCCCCGCCCGGCCAGCACTCGGGACGCGGCGGTGCAGGTGAACCCGTTCCGCGACGTATCGGTGCAGTGCTCGCTGGGGCGGCGGACGCTGGGGCACAGGGCCCGCGAGTCCGGCCCGAGTCCGGATCCCGAGGGCGCGGCGGACGCGGGCGGCAGCTGCCCGGCCTCCCCGCAGCGCGCCCGCCGGGGCCCGGAGCAGGACAGCCCGCCGAGCCGCGCCCCGCGGCGCGTGCGTTTCCTGCGCACCCTGGCTGTGTACTCGCCCGTGACCTCCCGCTGCCTAGCCACCCTCCTGGAGGGGGCCGAGGCCGTGGCGGGCCAGCAGAGGCCCGGGGAGCCGGAGACTGAGCGAGGGCCGCCACCTGCGAGGCCCCGAGGCCCCGAGGAGGGAGACGGGTCGGCGAGGAAGGTTTCCCTGCAGCTGCAGCCTGAGGAGGACGAGGCCCAGGCCGCAGTACCGGCAAGCCGCGAGCAGCCCCCGCCCGTTGCCAGGGTCCCGGACACCGCTGGCGAGAGATCGTCGCCCCGGAGCCCCCAGCCGAGCAAGGAGCGCCTGCGCTTCCAGGTGAGACCCGAGTCAGCCCGGGAACTGGCAGGGGATCCCCCAGAGTTGTGTTGGCTCCCATCCGCGTCCGGGTGCCCGCCCTCGGCTGCTCTCGACACGTGGTAGCGCGCGCTCCCTTTACGCGCCGGCAAGCTTCGGTGCCTTTCGGTGGCTGCTGAAGTCTTTCTCCGTCAGCATTAAATCGAGTGTAGTGTGCTTGTTGCTATTATCGTAGAACTGCAGCTGCACAGGGGTGACTGTAGAAAAGCTCTTAACATTCTTATTCCGAGAGTATTTGCTGACCGCCAGAGTGTAGTCAGCTGTATACAGCAAATACATTGTACGCTGGATGATCCAGGATGGGTCTCAGAACATGAGAAAGTGAACTTATTGGCCAGGAGAGTCGATTCCCGTGGATCCCACTCTCTGTTTTGAATTCAGTGTGTTAGAAACTGTAACCATTGATTACTGGGGTCCTGGTCAGGATTTTACCTTGCATTTAAGACGCACCCCTATTCAGAAATCTGATGGTACTGCTGGAGCGTGCGCACTGCCGTGCATTGCTACCCAGGAGCAGCAGGCATGGAGGGCCGTGTGGTAGTTGCCTGAATGCTAAAGAGCTGGAGCGCACTGAGGGGTTGTAACCCAGCGGAGGAGAAAGACGTGAGAAATAGTAAGAGGCCTGGAGGAATCCTTCTGATATCTCCTCCAAGCCCTCAAGGCTATTTAGTCGGGGTCCGGGAAGCAAAGAGAGTGAAACAGATTTGTACACAAGCTATGACCGCTCCAAACTGTGTTGATACTCAACGTTTAACCTTCCTGGACTTGAGTTTGCTCACCTGTGAAAATGCTGAGTCTTCCAAAGTTCCTTCCAATCCTAAAGACCTAACCTGAAAAACTTGTCTGTAACTTGTTGCTGAGAATAACTTAAAGAATAAGGTAATACTACTTTTGTTCATATTGTGTATGAATTAATGGCTTATCCATATTTTCAACTCTCAGCACCATTTGGTAGAAACTTAATTAGCAACataaagagcttttttttttcaaggtgttCACCCAAGATTATTTTAGGGTGCAGTCTTATTTCTTCTGTTTGACTacctcatttgtgtgtgtgctaagatCAGACctattttacagaaagaaaaacccTCCCTCCAGAATCCCAAGATTCAGGAACCCTGTATTTTTGGCTTTCCCCTTGCCTGTCTGCAGGAAAACACCTGCTTAGTAAACTGCTACTTGAACCAAGTGAATGTGGAACACAAACTTTTGTGGGCCCATGCTTTTCTATTCAATACTTGATTAAGCTACTAGCTTTCCTAACTGTTACCTTCTGGAGACCACCTTGAACCTGATTCTACTTTCCTCCATGATCTGAAGCAGAGTGCCAGTTTTAAGTATCAGATCCTTTCCAGGCTGCTTGAGATGAAGGCTGATTCTGATGGCAAGTTGGTTAAACTCTGCTGTTCTTTCGCTCAGTTCTTAGAGCAGAAGTACGGCTACTATCACTGCAAGGACTGCAATATCCGCTGGGAAAGTGCCTATGTGTGGTGTGTACAGGGCACTAACAAGGTAAGCAATGCCCTGTCACCAGCGTCATCCTGACGGAAGGTTCAGGAGGGTTTGGACTTTAAGTTTTTCCTTTGTCCCATCAGGTTTACTACAAGCAGTTTTGCCGAACATGCCAGAAGTCTTATAACCCTTACCGAGTGGAGGATATCACCTGCCAAGTAAATTGAACGCTTGCATTTTATGTGTGAACTAGATAGTGATGAGAAGGTTTAGGAGTagtttcttgaatattttttcctAAGAGAGCCTAGATTCCCAGTGACCTGAGGTTTTGATTCCTTTCTGGAAGGAGTTGTAGAAATAATACTCAACTGGGAAGCCAGGCCTCGGTGATCGTTTCCTCCTGCTCTTGTAAACCTTGGTCGTGTGAACATCTCTGGAGACTGTCGTCTCATTTGCAACGTGGAAGAATGTTTACTTTACCTGACACTCAGTCCAGTTCAGGAGAGAGTAAACTTAAAGAACAGAATACCTTTTAACATGAGGTAGTA
It encodes the following:
- the ZAR1 gene encoding zygote arrest protein 1 isoform X2, with translation MAALGDVVLDGYLYPACALYSYRCLYPAAAAAKGKSGADEGGWRPRGGGYPPVSSSSDGAASSSFPGHGQLAAAEYVHSYQRAQLMALLSQVGPRPASTRDAAVQVNPFRDVSVQCSLGRRTLGHRARESGPSPDPEGAADAGGSCPASPQRARRGPEQDSPPSRAPRRVRFLRTLAVYSPVTSRCLATLLEGAEAVAGQQRPGEPETERGPPPARPRGPEEGDGSARKVSLQLQPEEDEAQAAVPASREQPPPVARVPDTAGERSSPRSPQPSKERLRFQFLEQKYGYYHCKDCNIRWESAYVWCVQGTNKIMLVDKQFSETKRRDGCSLWLWIGCRHRL
- the ZAR1 gene encoding zygote arrest protein 1 isoform X1, with protein sequence MAALGDVVLDGYLYPACALYSYRCLYPAAAAAKGKSGADEGGWRPRGGGYPPVSSSSDGAASSSFPGHGQLAAAEYVHSYQRAQLMALLSQVGPRPASTRDAAVQVNPFRDVSVQCSLGRRTLGHRARESGPSPDPEGAADAGGSCPASPQRARRGPEQDSPPSRAPRRVRFLRTLAVYSPVTSRCLATLLEGAEAVAGQQRPGEPETERGPPPARPRGPEEGDGSARKVSLQLQPEEDEAQAAVPASREQPPPVARVPDTAGERSSPRSPQPSKERLRFQFLEQKYGYYHCKDCNIRWESAYVWCVQGTNKVYYKQFCRTCQKSYNPYRVEDITCQIMLVDKQFSETKRRDGCSLWLWIGCRHRL
- the ZAR1 gene encoding zygote arrest protein 1 isoform X3, producing the protein MAALGDVVLDGYLYPACALYSYRCLYPAAAAAKGKSGADEGGWRPRGGGYPPVSSSSDGAASSSFPGHGQLAAAEYVHSYQRAQLMALLSQVGPRPASTRDAAVQVNPFRDVSVQCSLGRRTLGHRARESGPSPDPEGAADAGGSCPASPQRARRGPEQDSPPSRAPRRVRFLRTLAVYSPVTSRCLATLLEGAEAVAGQQRPGEPETERGPPPARPRGPEEGDGSARKVSLQLQPEEDEAQAAVPASREQPPPVARVPDTAGERSSPRSPQPSKERLRFQFLEQKYGYYHCKDCNIRWESAYVWCVQGTNKVYYKQFCRTCQKSYNPYRVEDITCQNCKQTRCSCPVKLRHVDPKRPHRQDLCGRCKGKRLSCDSTFSFKYII